In Chryseobacterium gleum, a single genomic region encodes these proteins:
- a CDS encoding BspA family leucine-rich repeat surface protein, with translation MIKAQNEFITIWKPASTVTQPITVSAPYQAGDQQIWFPGIGENYDIYWEEVDFPQHNGSLVGVTSTKQVFIDFGMSYGDKDAAKYRVKVSNGNGVFQQIKFGEVQETQLPDQIFPIWQVNGSADKILEIEQWGNIVWTSMNNAFSQCKLVQITATDIPNLSNVEDASYMFYGTKSFTGASSMQNWDTSKIKNFRFMFALISDTIISSLPDQFNPPYFNSWDMSSATDLSFMFAGRGLFNQTLNNWNVSNVTDMKWMFALCPSYNQPMNNWDTSSLEDIRFMFHFDSAFNQSLDHWNTSKITNMAHAIHGCTAFNHSLENWDMTKVTRIDQILKETPNFNQSLASWNLASVNNGAQAFMQTGMDCENFSKTLAGWADNPNTANNVDLDITAPLKYASNAADKRNILINKGWTMSGDTVGNCLLSSSDIQVRKKFSLYPNPASDDIHIEGLNDIKSYKIYDAGGRVVQEGNPNKDMINIGPLLKGNYILQLILKDQTISLKFIKK, from the coding sequence ATGATAAAAGCCCAGAATGAATTTATCACCATCTGGAAGCCAGCTTCTACTGTAACACAGCCCATTACAGTAAGTGCTCCTTATCAGGCTGGTGATCAACAAATATGGTTTCCCGGAATTGGCGAAAACTATGACATTTACTGGGAAGAAGTAGATTTTCCCCAGCATAATGGAAGCCTTGTTGGTGTAACTTCCACAAAGCAGGTTTTTATTGATTTCGGGATGTCATACGGAGATAAGGATGCTGCAAAATACAGAGTAAAAGTAAGTAACGGAAATGGCGTTTTTCAACAAATAAAATTTGGAGAAGTACAGGAGACACAGCTTCCTGATCAGATCTTCCCTATCTGGCAGGTCAACGGAAGCGCTGATAAAATACTGGAAATAGAACAATGGGGAAATATTGTCTGGACATCAATGAACAATGCCTTCAGTCAATGTAAACTTGTTCAGATCACTGCTACAGACATTCCCAACCTAAGTAATGTTGAGGATGCTTCTTACATGTTTTATGGTACAAAAAGCTTTACAGGCGCAAGTTCCATGCAAAACTGGGATACTTCTAAGATTAAGAATTTCAGATTTATGTTTGCTCTTATTTCTGACACCATTATTAGCTCACTTCCTGATCAGTTTAATCCTCCCTACTTTAATAGTTGGGATATGTCCTCTGCAACTGATCTCAGTTTTATGTTTGCGGGAAGAGGACTCTTTAACCAGACTTTAAACAACTGGAACGTTTCGAATGTAACTGATATGAAATGGATGTTTGCTCTTTGCCCAAGCTATAATCAGCCTATGAATAACTGGGATACTTCAAGCCTTGAAGACATTCGTTTTATGTTCCATTTTGATTCCGCTTTCAATCAATCTTTAGACCATTGGAACACTTCTAAAATTACCAATATGGCCCATGCTATTCATGGCTGCACAGCCTTTAATCATTCCCTGGAAAATTGGGACATGACCAAGGTTACGAGAATAGACCAGATTCTTAAGGAAACTCCGAATTTTAATCAATCCCTTGCAAGCTGGAATCTTGCCAGCGTTAATAACGGAGCCCAAGCTTTTATGCAGACAGGAATGGATTGTGAAAATTTCAGTAAAACACTGGCAGGGTGGGCAGACAATCCTAACACTGCAAATAACGTCGATTTAGATATTACAGCACCTCTGAAATACGCTTCAAATGCGGCAGACAAAAGGAATATTCTTATCAATAAAGGATGGACGATGTCGGGTGATACTGTAGGAAACTGCCTGCTGTCGTCATCAGACATACAAGTCAGAAAAAAATTTTCACTTTATCCTAATCCCGCGTCAGATGATATCCATATTGAAGGATTAAATGATATTAAGAGCTATAAAATTTATGATGCAGGCGGAAGGGTTGTGCAGGAAGGAAATCCAAACAAAGATATGATCAATATAGGACCTCTTTTGAAAGGAAATTACATTTTACAACTCATTTTGAAAGACCAGACTATCTCTTTAAAATTCATTAAAAAGTAA
- the purE gene encoding 5-(carboxyamino)imidazole ribonucleotide mutase, with the protein MVGIIMGSQSDLPIMEQAANFLKSLDIPYELTVVSAHRTPERMFDYAKTAHERGLKVIIAGAGGAAHLPGMVASCTTLPVIGVPILSSNSIDGWDSVLSILQMPGGIPVATVALNGALNAGILAAKILGSGNEEVAAKLQKYQNSLKDKVLGTVDDIKAQHPNHFDK; encoded by the coding sequence ATGGTAGGAATTATTATGGGCAGTCAGAGTGATCTGCCGATCATGGAACAGGCTGCAAATTTTCTTAAAAGCCTTGATATCCCTTATGAACTAACGGTAGTTTCAGCGCACAGAACACCGGAAAGAATGTTCGATTATGCGAAAACAGCCCATGAGAGAGGTTTGAAAGTAATCATAGCGGGAGCAGGAGGCGCAGCTCACCTTCCGGGAATGGTAGCCAGCTGTACTACACTTCCGGTAATCGGGGTTCCGATCCTTTCCAGTAATTCTATAGACGGTTGGGATTCTGTATTGTCTATCCTTCAGATGCCCGGCGGAATACCGGTTGCTACCGTAGCTTTAAACGGCGCTTTGAATGCAGGAATTTTAGCCGCAAAAATTTTAGGAAGTGGTAATGAAGAAGTGGCGGCCAAACTTCAGAAATATCAGAATTCTTTAAAGGATAAAGTACTGGGAACAGTAGATGATATCAAAGCTCAGCATCCTAATCATTTTGATAAATAG
- a CDS encoding DMT family transporter, whose protein sequence is MKDYKLTLAVCTVAIVWGTTFLSIRVAVETIPAWFVAGIRQSLAAVIMFLILTYKKEFKWIGWNNLKYQLIFSTLMLVVANGMTTVAEEEVTSSLTSLISACSPILVFFGSMALGLQKFSWRAFAGVVLCFSGILFIFWDGINDLKNPDYALGILFLFIAIAGWASGTIFTKKLNIQSGNISLNLFYQFAFAGIVQIIFAFLFTENYNFGNWSLKSISAMLYLSCLGSVAAFFAFHYALTKVSPVQVSILAYINTIISIFLSWLILDEKISAKFIIAAILIIVGVFVINYNPAMFKKQRIES, encoded by the coding sequence TTGAAAGATTATAAACTTACACTGGCTGTATGTACCGTTGCTATTGTCTGGGGTACTACGTTTTTATCGATAAGGGTTGCGGTAGAAACTATTCCCGCATGGTTTGTAGCAGGAATACGTCAATCTCTTGCCGCTGTAATCATGTTTCTTATTCTTACCTATAAAAAGGAGTTTAAATGGATTGGATGGAACAACCTGAAATATCAGCTTATCTTTTCAACTTTAATGCTTGTGGTTGCCAACGGAATGACAACTGTTGCTGAAGAAGAAGTGACCAGCAGCCTGACCTCACTGATAAGTGCGTGCTCTCCTATCCTGGTGTTTTTCGGAAGCATGGCTTTAGGACTTCAGAAATTCAGCTGGCGGGCTTTTGCAGGAGTTGTACTATGTTTTAGCGGAATCCTGTTCATATTCTGGGACGGCATCAATGATCTTAAGAATCCGGATTATGCCCTTGGTATTCTGTTTTTATTTATTGCTATTGCCGGGTGGGCTTCGGGAACAATTTTCACGAAAAAGCTTAATATTCAAAGCGGAAATATTTCACTGAACCTTTTTTACCAGTTTGCATTTGCAGGCATTGTACAAATCATTTTTGCATTTCTTTTTACAGAAAATTATAATTTCGGGAACTGGAGCCTGAAAAGTATTTCTGCCATGCTGTATTTATCCTGTCTTGGTTCTGTAGCTGCATTTTTTGCCTTTCATTACGCCCTTACCAAAGTTTCTCCCGTTCAGGTATCCATATTGGCTTATATCAATACAATCATCTCTATTTTTTTAAGCTGGCTGATTCTTGATGAAAAAATTTCTGCTAAATTCATCATTGCAGCAATACTGATTATCGTAGGAGTTTTTGTGATTAATTACAATCCAGCCATGTTTAAAAAACAAAGAATCGAGTCGTAA
- a CDS encoding cation:proton antiporter, with protein MILLSIHNLSLPIEDPVLKFLLVLVIILAAPLLLNKIKVPHLLGLIIAGAIIGPNGFNVLSRDSSIVVTGTTGLLYIMFLAGLEIDMGDFKKNKWKSLTFGIYTFTVPFVLGYLGGYYILHFSMLTSILFASLFSSHTLIAYPLVSKLGIAKNKAVNITVGGTMITDILALLVLAVIVGMSQGDVGTEFWVKLSVSFVVFALIVLIVFPIIGRWFFKRVDDKISQYIFVLVMIYLAAMLAELAGVEAIIGAFFAGLALNRLIPHTSSLMNRVEFVGNAIFIPFFLISVGMLIDFKVFFKSWETLEVAAIMLVASIGGKYLSAVATQKTFRLTKEEGKLIFGLSSASAAATLASVMVGYNIILSETETGEPVRLLNEHVLNGSILLILVSCTISSFISMASAQKIAESDNEDTVSGNTHEEENILLAINHEATVERMVNLGILIKAHSNTEDLFALNVINEDKNESSVKNAEKLLHQAADAAAAADVTLQALKRYDNDVINGVNNVIKEQKITDLIIGLEDEKGFSPSFVYNLYNGYLQNDDVNVLVYHAAQPLSTIKKYAVMIPENAHQEAGFFHALLRVWNIARNSGATVVFYAPENIIDILQKIIKKANIEAEFIIMSTWQDGEKTAAQLKDDEALIILMAKRGMKSYIPRMRLIPELLNRNLSDNNYLLIFPFSEYDKNSPEVRSVGNHGDFVEIGNVIQKIFK; from the coding sequence ATGATTTTACTGAGTATACACAATCTGAGTCTTCCCATAGAAGATCCGGTGCTGAAATTTCTTTTGGTACTGGTCATCATCCTTGCAGCTCCCCTGCTGCTTAATAAAATTAAAGTTCCGCATCTTTTGGGACTTATTATCGCCGGTGCGATCATTGGCCCGAACGGATTCAACGTATTGTCAAGAGACAGCAGTATTGTAGTAACCGGAACTACCGGACTTCTTTACATTATGTTTCTGGCCGGACTTGAAATTGATATGGGAGACTTCAAAAAGAACAAATGGAAAAGTCTCACTTTTGGTATTTATACTTTTACAGTTCCTTTTGTATTAGGATATCTGGGAGGATATTATATTCTTCATTTTTCAATGCTGACGTCTATCCTTTTTGCCAGCCTCTTTTCTTCCCATACTCTTATTGCCTATCCATTGGTAAGCAAGTTGGGAATTGCAAAAAACAAAGCGGTTAATATTACTGTCGGAGGCACCATGATCACAGATATTCTGGCCTTACTGGTACTTGCCGTAATTGTGGGCATGTCTCAGGGAGATGTCGGAACAGAATTTTGGGTCAAATTATCTGTGTCTTTTGTGGTTTTTGCATTGATTGTATTAATTGTATTCCCTATCATAGGACGTTGGTTCTTCAAACGGGTGGATGATAAAATCTCACAATATATTTTTGTACTGGTTATGATTTATCTCGCGGCCATGCTTGCTGAACTGGCCGGTGTAGAGGCTATTATCGGGGCATTCTTTGCAGGTTTGGCGCTAAACAGACTTATTCCTCACACCTCTTCTTTAATGAACAGGGTTGAGTTTGTAGGAAATGCCATCTTTATCCCATTCTTCCTGATCAGTGTAGGAATGCTGATTGATTTTAAAGTGTTCTTTAAAAGCTGGGAAACGCTGGAAGTGGCTGCTATTATGCTGGTAGCTTCCATCGGAGGGAAATATCTTTCTGCTGTTGCTACTCAAAAAACATTCAGGCTTACTAAAGAGGAAGGAAAACTGATCTTCGGATTAAGCTCCGCTTCTGCAGCTGCCACCCTTGCTTCAGTAATGGTTGGATATAATATTATTCTTTCTGAAACGGAAACCGGAGAACCTGTAAGATTGCTGAATGAACATGTACTGAATGGAAGTATCCTCCTGATTCTTGTATCATGTACCATTTCCTCCTTTATTTCGATGGCAAGTGCCCAGAAAATTGCTGAAAGTGATAATGAAGATACCGTTTCCGGAAATACACATGAAGAAGAAAATATCCTGTTAGCCATTAACCATGAAGCAACAGTTGAAAGAATGGTGAACCTGGGAATCCTGATCAAAGCACATTCCAATACAGAAGACCTGTTTGCCCTGAATGTAATCAATGAAGATAAGAATGAATCTTCAGTAAAAAATGCTGAAAAACTGCTTCATCAGGCAGCTGATGCAGCTGCGGCAGCAGATGTTACATTACAGGCTTTAAAAAGATACGACAATGATGTGATCAATGGAGTCAATAATGTGATTAAAGAACAGAAAATCACAGACCTGATCATTGGGTTAGAAGATGAAAAAGGATTCTCTCCCTCTTTCGTTTACAATCTCTATAACGGTTATCTGCAGAATGATGATGTGAATGTATTGGTATACCATGCAGCACAGCCTCTTTCCACCATTAAGAAATATGCCGTAATGATTCCGGAAAATGCCCATCAGGAAGCAGGATTCTTCCATGCATTGCTGAGAGTATGGAACATTGCCAGAAACTCCGGAGCTACGGTTGTTTTTTATGCACCTGAAAATATTATTGATATTCTTCAGAAAATCATAAAGAAAGCCAATATAGAAGCAGAATTTATTATCATGAGCACCTGGCAGGACGGAGAAAAAACCGCAGCACAGCTTAAAGATGATGAAGCTCTGATTATTCTGATGGCGAAACGCGGTATGAAATCCTATATTCCAAGAATGAGACTGATTCCGGAACTTCTGAACAGAAACCTCAGCGATAATAACTATCTGCTGATTTTCCCTTTCTCAGAATATGACAAAAACAGTCCCGAGGTACGTTCTGTAGGGAATCATGGGGATTTTGTGGAGATCGGAAATGTGATTCAGAAGATTTTTAAATAA
- a CDS encoding 5-(carboxyamino)imidazole ribonucleotide synthase codes for MKIGILGGGQLGRMLIQSALKYDDEFYTLDPASDAPCHNISYFTQGNFNDYDTVLNFGKDKDVVTIEIEHVNADALAELEKQGIRVVPNANIIKTIQQKILQKEFYKAHNIPSPEFQVVWNSDEKIIMPLPFVQKMNTGGYDGKGVQVIRTEEDYQHIWTEASVIESLVDIDKELSVIVARNEKGETNIFPVTEMVADPKLNLLDFNVCPVLLTEDVQNQIDAITEKFLNAVNSPGLFAIELFLDKEGKVWVNETAPRLHNSGHQSQEGNTNSQFEQMYRVVKNLPLADTDAITYSGMLNLVGAEGYAGKVVYEGIEDVLRLPETYIHLYGKTETKPGRKMGHINVLADSREELMEKLIQVKGMVRVIAE; via the coding sequence ATGAAAATAGGAATTCTGGGAGGCGGACAGCTGGGAAGAATGCTGATACAAAGTGCACTGAAGTATGATGATGAGTTTTATACTCTGGATCCTGCATCTGATGCGCCATGTCATAATATCTCGTATTTTACGCAGGGAAATTTCAATGACTATGACACGGTTCTGAACTTCGGAAAAGATAAAGATGTTGTAACCATTGAAATAGAACACGTAAATGCGGATGCACTGGCAGAACTTGAAAAGCAGGGAATAAGAGTGGTTCCTAATGCCAATATTATCAAAACCATTCAGCAAAAGATCCTTCAGAAAGAATTTTATAAAGCTCACAATATTCCAAGTCCGGAATTCCAGGTTGTGTGGAACAGTGATGAAAAGATCATCATGCCGTTGCCGTTCGTTCAGAAAATGAATACCGGCGGATATGACGGAAAAGGAGTTCAGGTTATCAGAACGGAAGAAGATTATCAGCATATCTGGACAGAAGCTTCAGTTATAGAAAGTCTTGTGGATATTGACAAAGAACTTTCTGTTATTGTTGCAAGAAACGAAAAAGGAGAAACCAATATTTTCCCTGTAACGGAAATGGTGGCAGACCCGAAACTGAATCTTTTGGACTTTAATGTATGTCCGGTACTTTTAACAGAGGATGTTCAGAACCAGATTGATGCTATTACGGAGAAATTCCTAAACGCAGTTAATTCTCCGGGATTATTTGCTATTGAATTATTCCTTGATAAAGAAGGAAAAGTATGGGTGAATGAAACAGCGCCAAGACTTCATAATTCAGGACATCAGAGCCAGGAAGGAAATACAAATTCCCAGTTTGAGCAGATGTACCGAGTGGTAAAAAATCTGCCCTTAGCTGATACCGATGCTATCACGTACAGCGGAATGCTGAATCTTGTAGGAGCAGAAGGATATGCCGGAAAAGTAGTCTATGAAGGAATAGAAGATGTTTTAAGACTGCCTGAAACCTATATCCATTTATATGGAAAAACAGAAACCAAACCGGGAAGAAAAATGGGACACATCAATGTCCTTGCAGATTCCAGAGAAGAGCTTATGGAAAAGCTTATACAGGTAAAAGGAATGGTAAGAGTGATTGCTGAGTAA
- a CDS encoding DUF1543 domain-containing protein, giving the protein MKNQLKLFYVILGATPQGRNIEQHDVFFGIAENLKDLVPDIKAFWKEADGKIHVDCYQEVQFVDGYEVEIVNKGEKSSENQLFFLNLGGYKPGFFEEFHEQHLMVGPSMGEIVKRAKATEFYQTMGFEGAVSHIDDKHGVDIDDIFNVSDILPADMKEKYSIILKKSDVENQKNPMGLGYLKIDKIQ; this is encoded by the coding sequence ATGAAAAATCAATTGAAATTATTTTATGTCATTCTGGGGGCAACACCTCAAGGAAGAAATATTGAGCAGCACGATGTTTTCTTCGGAATTGCAGAGAATCTGAAAGACCTGGTTCCGGATATAAAAGCCTTTTGGAAGGAAGCTGATGGGAAAATTCACGTAGACTGTTACCAGGAAGTACAATTTGTTGACGGATATGAAGTGGAGATTGTGAATAAGGGAGAAAAGTCATCTGAAAATCAGCTGTTTTTTCTCAATTTAGGAGGGTACAAGCCTGGTTTCTTTGAAGAATTTCATGAGCAGCACTTAATGGTAGGACCATCCATGGGAGAAATCGTAAAAAGAGCAAAAGCTACCGAATTTTATCAGACGATGGGTTTTGAAGGAGCTGTAAGTCATATTGATGATAAGCATGGAGTAGATATCGACGATATTTTTAATGTGAGTGATATTCTTCCCGCCGATATGAAAGAAAAATATTCTATCATTCTTAAAAAATCTGATGTAGAAAATCAGAAGAACCCGATGGGACTTGGTTATTTAAAAATTGATAAGATCCAATAA
- a CDS encoding sulfite exporter TauE/SafE family protein — MSEIIILFLGAISAGLLGSLTGLGGGVIIIPLLTLGFGVPMHYAIGASLISVIGTSSGAAVAFVKEGFTNMRIGMFLEIATTAGAIIGALVSGMLNPNTIGIIFASILLLTVILNLKGKPDHQEPLIKGSLEDKLKLYGTFPDKGVLKSYSARNTVPGFLMMMFAGAMSGLLGIGSGALKVLAMDNMMKLPFKVSTTTSNFMIGVTAVASALIYFQRGEIIPVIVAPVLIGVVIGSFIGSKTLMVSKTKKLKVFFAIVITILSVYMMYNGINKSFR; from the coding sequence ATGTCAGAAATTATCATACTCTTCCTTGGCGCAATTTCCGCTGGTCTTTTAGGTTCACTTACGGGTTTAGGAGGAGGAGTTATCATTATTCCTTTATTAACGCTGGGTTTCGGCGTTCCAATGCATTACGCTATCGGTGCTTCGCTCATTTCTGTGATCGGAACTTCTTCCGGTGCGGCTGTAGCTTTCGTGAAAGAGGGCTTTACCAATATGAGAATCGGGATGTTTCTCGAGATAGCCACTACAGCAGGAGCTATCATCGGTGCCCTTGTTTCGGGAATGCTTAATCCGAATACCATCGGAATTATTTTCGCAAGTATTCTTCTTTTAACGGTTATTTTAAATCTTAAAGGAAAACCGGATCATCAGGAGCCACTGATCAAAGGAAGTCTTGAAGATAAGCTGAAACTATACGGAACATTTCCGGATAAAGGCGTATTGAAAAGCTATTCTGCAAGAAATACAGTTCCCGGATTTTTAATGATGATGTTTGCTGGTGCCATGTCCGGACTTTTAGGAATAGGTTCCGGAGCATTGAAAGTATTGGCAATGGATAATATGATGAAACTGCCTTTCAAAGTATCTACAACCACCAGTAACTTCATGATCGGAGTAACGGCAGTAGCCAGCGCACTGATCTATTTTCAGAGAGGAGAAATTATTCCGGTAATTGTAGCTCCGGTACTGATTGGTGTGGTCATCGGAAGTTTCATCGGTTCAAAGACGCTGATGGTATCAAAAACGAAAAAATTAAAAGTATTTTTTGCCATTGTGATTACCATTCTTTCGGTTTATATGATGTATAACGGTATCAACAAAAGTTTCAGATAA
- a CDS encoding DUF1634 domain-containing protein, giving the protein MKKNFTDVDLNRSVGNLLRLGVILSVATSLIGFIKLFFEGFKMPENYTSLVVGTSSEKIWGYFWDSLCKGEGMAIIQLGILLLIITPLMRIVFALIGYLKEKDYVYVVISSIVLAIMAVSFLTGYAH; this is encoded by the coding sequence ATGAAAAAGAATTTTACAGATGTAGATCTGAACCGTTCCGTAGGAAATCTTCTGAGACTGGGTGTTATTCTATCTGTGGCGACATCACTGATCGGTTTTATCAAACTGTTCTTCGAAGGTTTTAAAATGCCTGAAAATTACACCAGTCTTGTGGTAGGTACTTCTTCTGAAAAGATATGGGGATATTTCTGGGATTCTCTGTGCAAAGGAGAAGGTATGGCCATCATTCAGCTGGGTATTCTTTTACTGATCATTACTCCTCTGATGAGGATTGTTTTCGCTCTGATAGGCTATTTAAAAGAAAAAGACTACGTCTATGTAGTCATTTCCTCTATTGTTTTAGCGATTATGGCGGTGAGTTTCCTTACCGGTTACGCACACTAA
- the gloA2 gene encoding SMU1112c/YaeR family gloxylase I-like metalloprotein — protein sequence MKIHHIAIICSDYAVSKKFYTEVLDLNIIREVYREERQSYKLDLAIGDHYVIELFSFPDPPQRPSRPEACGLRHLAFSVENVTEKRNELIEKGLACEDIRIDEFTGKEFFFTQDPDQLPLEFYEL from the coding sequence ATGAAAATCCATCATATTGCCATTATCTGTTCAGATTATGCTGTTTCAAAAAAGTTTTATACAGAAGTTTTAGATTTGAATATCATTCGCGAAGTATACCGTGAAGAAAGACAGTCTTATAAGCTTGATCTTGCCATCGGAGATCATTATGTGATTGAGCTGTTCTCTTTTCCCGATCCGCCACAGCGTCCGTCACGTCCTGAAGCATGCGGCTTAAGACATCTTGCTTTCTCCGTAGAAAATGTTACAGAAAAACGAAATGAATTGATAGAAAAAGGGCTTGCTTGTGAAGACATCCGTATAGACGAGTTCACCGGGAAAGAATTTTTCTTTACCCAGGATCCGGACCAGCTGCCTTTAGAGTTTTATGAACTGTAA
- a CDS encoding nuclear transport factor 2 family protein, producing MNKIIVFFLLISISGFGQQNKDIEKPIRNLFLGMKNADPELVKSAFTENAVLQTITKDGTVKSDSVQDFIASVSKFPKGDLDERIIIEAVHTDEGLASVFTPYSFYLKGKLSHCGANSFQLVKQNNEWKIQYIIDTRRKDSCKEIQ from the coding sequence ATGAATAAAATAATTGTGTTTTTTCTTCTGATCAGTATTTCAGGCTTCGGTCAGCAGAATAAAGATATTGAAAAACCTATCCGTAACTTGTTTCTCGGCATGAAAAATGCAGATCCCGAGCTGGTAAAATCTGCCTTTACGGAAAATGCAGTCCTTCAAACCATAACGAAAGACGGTACTGTAAAAAGTGACAGTGTACAGGACTTCATTGCTTCAGTTTCAAAATTTCCCAAAGGCGATCTGGATGAAAGAATTATCATAGAAGCTGTTCATACAGACGAAGGCCTGGCGAGCGTATTTACTCCTTATTCCTTTTATTTAAAGGGAAAGTTATCACATTGCGGGGCTAATAGTTTTCAGCTGGTAAAGCAGAATAATGAGTGGAAAATTCAGTATATTATTGATACGAGAAGGAAAGATAGCTGTAAAGAAATACAATAA
- a CDS encoding endonuclease/exonuclease/phosphatase family protein, translated as MWIIYMTLAILLLVMTVLPNIQHSHWIFRVPEFAKIQVTYLIFFTFLFGLIIDSKEHLWYYQGFLLALFVYHSRTLVRYTPLYPVKKHRQLHKSSDKLHFISANVYQFNKEYERFFSLVKKHNPDFFMTMESNSDWEKAMRSLEKEYPYQHKVTLENTYGMHFYSRVEIKEAKTHYFVADDIPSIEIHMKTADGFSFVFFGVHPPPPSPTEEETSKERDGDLLSAAKRIKDIRKPVIVAGDFNNVAWSRSSVLFRKTSHLIDPRVGHSFVSTFHAKYRLLRFPIDLMFHSEDIFIKQLKTLDNFGSDHLPVYCEFFIDHHNDEQEELIETATAEEKAEAEIMIEEGKKEDGDREAVVTED; from the coding sequence ATGTGGATTATTTATATGACCCTGGCCATACTTTTACTGGTCATGACTGTACTGCCCAACATTCAGCACTCCCACTGGATATTCCGGGTTCCTGAATTTGCTAAAATACAGGTTACCTATCTTATATTTTTCACTTTTCTCTTTGGGCTGATCATCGATTCGAAAGAACATCTATGGTATTATCAGGGATTTTTATTGGCCTTGTTTGTCTATCACAGCCGGACTCTCGTAAGGTATACTCCTCTGTATCCTGTAAAAAAACACAGACAGCTTCACAAGTCTTCTGACAAGCTGCATTTTATTTCGGCTAATGTTTATCAGTTCAACAAAGAATATGAGAGATTCTTCAGTCTTGTTAAAAAGCATAATCCGGATTTTTTCATGACAATGGAAAGTAACAGCGATTGGGAAAAAGCAATGAGATCACTGGAAAAAGAATATCCTTACCAGCATAAAGTAACTCTTGAAAACACCTACGGTATGCATTTCTATTCAAGAGTTGAAATTAAAGAAGCAAAGACTCATTATTTTGTGGCTGATGATATTCCAAGCATTGAAATTCACATGAAAACAGCTGATGGATTTTCTTTTGTTTTCTTCGGTGTACATCCGCCACCGCCGAGTCCTACAGAGGAGGAAACATCGAAGGAAAGGGATGGCGATCTCCTAAGTGCTGCCAAACGTATAAAAGACATCAGAAAGCCTGTTATTGTGGCAGGTGATTTCAATAACGTCGCGTGGTCAAGATCATCTGTACTTTTCAGAAAAACCAGTCATCTGATAGATCCAAGGGTAGGACATTCTTTTGTTTCTACCTTCCACGCCAAATATCGTCTTTTAAGATTTCCTATTGATCTGATGTTTCACAGTGAAGATATCTTTATCAAACAGCTGAAAACCCTGGATAATTTCGGTTCGGACCACCTTCCGGTATACTGCGAATTTTTCATAGATCATCACAATGATGAGCAGGAGGAACTGATTGAAACAGCGACTGCCGAAGAAAAAGCAGAAGCAGAAATCATGATCGAGGAAGGGAAAAAAGAAGACGGTGACCGGGAAGCTGTTGTTACTGAAGATTAA